In Lates calcarifer isolate ASB-BC8 linkage group LG15, TLL_Latcal_v3, whole genome shotgun sequence, one genomic interval encodes:
- the lingo4b gene encoding LOW QUALITY PROTEIN: leucine-rich repeat and immunoglobulin-like domain-containing nogo receptor-interacting protein 4b (The sequence of the model RefSeq protein was modified relative to this genomic sequence to represent the inferred CDS: deleted 1 base in 1 codon): MFVESVVRWGAWSILLQFGLGVSAGGCPPRCVCRPESKEVICSGKHFNSVPESFSSDARRLDLSHNKIKTVGRRQFSGLPQLQELDLSDNIISMIEVEAFQGLQNLRTLRIKNNRLKIIPVGVFSGLSSLRFLDLSQNEILVFLDYTFKEMVNLQTLEAGENDLVFISQRAFFGLQNLQKLNLDRSNLTSIPTEALSQLQSLTHLQMLRLTISTLPNNAFRRLHRLCSLTIENWPALDTMASNSLIGLNLTSLVISKCNLSAVPYSALRHLVYLRFLDLSYNPITVIQGNLLGDLLRLQELHLAGGSLLRIEPGAFRGLAYFHTLNVTSNQLTTLEESVFHSVGNLQVLRLDGNPLACDCRLLWVVRRRLRLNFDGHQPTCSSPDAVRQREFRDFSEKEPPRLFTCRPARIMDRRPQEARVEEGTTVLFSCKADGDPFPSITWISSHKNVVSPTGRIRVLPNGTLEVRFAQVQDSGTYQCLAGNAAGNDSLTVGLYVKGLPRNRTIPLFSEDGWVEPSNPQAANSSAQMAKPYPFDAKTLIIATTMGFLSFLSSVAICFVFMFFWSQSKGQIKHTATIDFVPRSSMGGGGGDGGDGGRFTMKLI; the protein is encoded by the exons ATGTTCGTGGAGTCAGTCGTGCGATGGGGGGCGTGGAGCATCCTGCTACAGTTTGGACTGGGTGTATCTGCAGGAGGCTGTCCTCCACGCTGTGTATGTCGACCTGAGTCTAAAGAAGTGATCTGCTCTGGCAAACATTTCAACTCAGTGCCAGAGAGCTTTTCCAGTGATGCCAGGCGTTTGGATTTATCCCACAATAAGATTAAAACTGTGGGGCGCCGCCAGTTCTCTGGCCTTCCT CAACTTCAAGAGTTGGACCTCAGTGATAATATAATCTCCATGATTGAGGTGGAGGCTTTCCAGGGCCTACAGAATCTCAGGACGCTTCGGATTAAGAATAACCGACTCAAGATCATCCCAGTTGGGGTGTTCTCTGGCTTGTCCAGCCTACGCTTTCTGGATTTGAGCCAGAATGAGATTCTGGTCTTTCTGGACTACACCTTCAAAGAAATGGTGAACTTGCAAACACTGGAAGCTGGGGAGAATGACTTAGTGTTCATCTCGCAGCGGGCTTTCTTTGGTTTGCAGAATCTGCAGAAGCTCAATTTAGATCGCAGTAATCTGACCTCCATTCCAACTGAGGCATTGTCCCAGCTCCAGAGCCTGACACATCTTCAAATGCTGCGCCTCACCATTTCTACACTTCCCAACAACGCTTTCCGACGCCTCCACCGTCTGTGCAGCCTCACGATTGAAAACTGGCCTGCACTGGACACTATGGCTAGCAACAGCCTGATTGGTCTCAATTTGACCTCGCTTGTCATCAGCAAATGCAATCTAAGTGCTGTTCCTTACTCAGCACTTCGTCACCTGGTCTATCTGCGCTTCCTGGACCTGTCCTACAACCCCATTACTGTTATCCAAGGTAATCTGTTAGGGGACCTCTTGAGACTCCAGGAGTTACACCTAGCAGGGGGGAGTCTGCTACGAATAGAGCCGGGGGCCTTTAGGGGACTGGCCTACTTTCACACGCTTAATGTGACATCCAATCAGCTCACCACTTTGGAGGAGAGCGTCTTCCACTCTGTGGGGAACCTTCAGGTGCTGCGGTTGGATGGGAATCCCCTAGCATGTGACTGCCGCCTTCTCTGGGTGGTCCGACGCAGACTACGCTTGAACTTTGATGGACATCAGCCCACTTGTTCCTCTCCTGATGCAGTGAGACAGCGTGAATTCAGAGACTTCTCAGAAAAGGAGCCCCCTAGGCTGTTCACCTGCCGCCCTGCTCGCATCATGGACCGCAGGCCGCAGGAGGCAAGAGTAGAGGAGGGCACCACAGTTCTCTTCTCCTGTAAGGCTGACGGAGATCCATTCCCATCTATCACTTGGATCTCATCCCACAAGAATGTGGTTTCTCCAACAGGAAGAATAAGAGTTCTGCCCAATGGTACTCTAGAAGTGCGTTTTGCCCAAGTTCAGGACAGTGGCACATATCAGTGCCTGGCAGGTAATGCTGCTGGCAATGATAGCCTGACTGTTGGTCTCTACGTGAAGGGCCTCCCTCGTAACCGAACCATCCCTTTATTCTCAGAAGATGGCTGGGTGGAGCCATCAAATCCCCAAGCGGCCAACTCCTCAGCTCAAATGGCCAAGCCATACCCATTTGATGCAAAGACCCTGATCATTGCCACCACCATGGGCTTCCTGTCTTTCCTCAGCTCAGTGGCCATCTGTTTTGTCTTCATGTTCTTCTGGAGCCAGAGCAAAGGGCAGATCAAGCACACAGCAACTATTGATTTTGTTCCTCGGTCTTCaatgggtggaggaggaggggatggggGTGATGGTGGCAGGTTTACCATGAAACTTATTTAA